Genomic DNA from Thermobifida alba:
TGTGGGTCGTGGCGCGCCGGTTCCGCCGGGAGGTGCGCTGGCGGCGGCGGCAGCGCCGCACGCTGGCGGCGTGCGCGCGCAGCGAGACCGTGCGGCGCCAGCGCGTGTGGGTGGTGGAGTCGCCGACGCCGGACGCCTACTGCGTTCCCGGCGGGGGCCTGGGGGTCGTGGTCACCCGGGGGGCTGTGGAGGCGTTGACGCCCCGCCAGATGGACGCGGTGCTGGCGCACGAGTGGGCGCACCTTCGGGGGCGCCACCACCTTCTGGTCTCCTGGGTGCGGCTGCTGTGCGAGGCGTTCCCGGGAGTGCCGCTGCTGCGCGCCGCGGTGGAGGAGGTCACGGAACTGGTGGAGTGGGCGGCCGACGACTACGCGGTGCGGCGGGTCGGGGTGGGTCCGCTGGCCCACGCGGTGGGGACGATGGCGGTGCCGGGGCCGGTCCGGCACGGTCCGGCCGTGCTGGCCGCCTCGGGAGCGTCACCGGTGCGGCGGGTCCGCCGGCTGGTGGGGCCTGCCGGTGCGGTGGGGCGGACCCGGCGGACGGTGTGCGCGGGGGTGCTCGCCGCTGTCGTGGCGCTGCCGGTGCTGGCCGTGTCGGTGACGGCGGCCGGTGTGGCGGCGGCGCAGTGCGCGTGCGCGCTGTGAGGAGGGAAAGCGTGCGGGACGGTGGGACGGGGCGGCAGCGTCGCGGAATGCGCGGCCCCGCCGCGCTCGTGGCGGTGTTGCTGCTGGTCGCGGTGGCCGCGGTGGTCCGCGTCACCGGGGAGGGGGACGGCGGGGCCCCGGCTCCGCCCACGGCGGCGTCCCCGTCGGACGGTGCGTCGCCGCCCGTGGTGCGGGGACCACTGCCGCCTGAGGTCGACCCGCAGCTGGTGCTGGGAACGCAGGAGGCCCCGGTGACCATGGTGGTCTTCAGCGACTACCAGTGCCCCTACTGTGCGACGTTCGCCACCGAGCAGCAGCCGGCGCTGGTCGACGGCTACGTGGCGAACGGGACACTGCGTCTGGTCTGGCGCGACTACCCCTATCTGGGCGAGGAGTCAGTGCGTGCGGCGGTGGCGGCCCGCGCGGCCGCACGCCAGGGCCGCTACTGGGACTACCACGAGGCCCTGTACGCCGACGACGCCTGGCGGGCGGACGGGGCCTCACAGCAGAGCCTGGTGCGTCTGGCGGCCGAGACGGGGCTGGACGCCGACCGGTTCGCCGCGGACCTGGCCGATCCCGCGCTGCGTGAGGCGGTGCAGGCCGACTTCGACTTCGCGCTCGGCCTGGGGGTGCCGGGCACCCCGGCGTTCCTGATCAACGGCACGGCGTTCTTCGGGGCCCAGCCGGTGGAGGCGTTCGAGGAGCGGATCGAGGCGGCGTTGGAGCAGGACTGACCCCGCCCCCTCGGGACCGTGCCGTGCGCCGTCGGTGCTGCTGTCCGGGGACGCGGTCGCGGGAGGGGCCGGGGTCAGGGCTCGTCGTCGAAGGTCCGGTCGGTGGTGAGGTGGGCCTCGTAGTCGGCGAGGAGGTCGTCGACGCTGCGCTGCTGGGCGTGGGCCAAGGCGGTGAGACCAGCCAGCGCCAGGCGGCCCAGGGCGCTGGTGAGCATGACGAGTCCCTCGTGGCCGTGGTCGGCGGCGCGGTCGTAGAGGCGGCGGACCACCTCGTCGGAGGGGGCGCGGGCGGCCAGGCGGTCGGCTCCGAGGGCTTCGGCCATGTCGGCGTCGGCGTCTCCGACGCGGATAGCGCGCACGATGTCGAACGCGGCGCGTTCGGCTTCGGTGTAGCGGTAGCGCATGGTCGGCTCCTCGGCGGTGCGGGTCGCGGGTCCGGTGGTGTCGTTGGGGACCTTCCCCGAAGAGCGGGGGTGCATCCGCGCCGCGGGGAAGCGGTGGGGCGCGGCGGTCCTCACCAGCGCATGCGGACCTCTTCGGCCCAGCCGAGCAGGCGGTCCACGCGGATGGGGGTGCCGTCGTCGGTGCGGACGGTGCCGCTGTAGTGGCCGAAGCACTGGCGGGTGTGGTTGCGCAGCAGGACGGCGTCGGTGGAGTCGACGCGTTCGTGGAAGGGGGTGAAGACCAGGTCGACCTGGTCGGAGTCGGGGGTGCTCAGGTGCCAGGGCCGGCTGTTGTCGGGGTGGTGCCAGCGCAGTTCGGTGCCGATCTTGGTGAGGCGGCCGTCGACGCACACCGCGTTCTCGGTCATGCCGGTGCCCCGGGTCCAGGTGCCGCCGAGCTGCAGGCCGACCGTGTGCCCGTCGGTGCGGCCGGAGGCCGCACCCCAGTGCCAGTGCGTGGAGTAGGGCCAGCGGCCGCGGCCGTGGTCGAGGACCGCCCAGGCGTCGGTGAAGTCGTAGACGGTCTCGCCGAGGCGGACGGTGCCGTGGGCGGGGCGGGCGGTGTGCTTGGAGGTGTACTGGAAACGGCGGTCGTCCCAGGGCACGACGACGCTGAGGGTCTCGTGTCCCGCGGGCAGGACGGCGGCCAGGTCCGCGGTGAGGGGACCGTGGGGGGTGCGGCAGTCGAACCGCAGGCGGGTGGCGCCGTGGTCGGGAGTGATGCGGGCGTTGATCCTGCCGGTGGCCAGCGTCTCGGCCGCGTCCAGGTCGCGGGGCAGGCGCACGCCGCGCGCCAGCGGGGACAGCGCGGTGACGGAGGTTTCGCGGGGCGTGGACCGGTGCGGGCCGTAGTCCAGGAGGTAGACGCTGGTCAGAGCGAGGTAGTCGAGGCTGCTGACGGTGAGGGCGACCAGGTGGGTGGGGGTGGTCACGCACCAGTACTCCCAGCGTTTGGTGCGGCCCCATCCCCGCAGGTTGCAGCGGTGCAGCGGGGTTCGGGACCAGCCGACCGCGGCGGGGTTGAGACGGCCGTCGGGGGTGCACAGGTCGACCGGTGCGGTGATCTCCTTCTCGTGGGTGGGCATGCGCGGGAGCCTACCGTCCGGCCGCCCCGGGGCGGTGGCGGCGGCAGAACGGGTCGCCGGCGCGGGGTGTGGTCCCTCCCGCGGCCGACGACCGCCTCGGGAGGGACCACACCAGGGGTCAGGCCGGGACGACCCGGGTGGTGGCGGCGCGGTCGTGCAGGGAACGCTGCTGGGGTTCGTCGATGACGGTGAGGACGGCGTTGAGGACGGTCCCCACGGACAGCAGGTTCAGCAGGAACATCACGGCGGTGCGGCCGAACGCCTTGCCCGGGGAGGGGGGTTGCCCGGTGGCCGCGTCCACCACCTTGATCTTGAGGAACCGCTTGCCGAGCGTCTGCCCGCTGCGTCCGGTGGGGAGCCAGAAATAGCAGAAGCAGGACAACGGGGCCAGGAGGAAGGCGAGGAGGACCATGAGCGCGGCCAGGCCCTCGCTGCCCACGTAGCTCGACATGGTGACGGCTCCCCCCACGCCCACGGTCAGGTAGACCGCGAGGAACAGGAACAGACAGATCACGCCGTCGATGGCGTAGGCCCCGAGGCGGCGGCCGAAGGGGGCCGGCGGCGGCCACACGGGGGCCTGGGGCGCGGGGAAGGGGCCGTGGGGTGCGGCGGGTCCGGGAGAAAAGGCCGGGTACTGCTGTGCAGGGGGGTGTTCGAAGGCCGGGGGCTGGCCCATGACCGTGTTTCCTCACTCACAGTGGTGGTTCGGTGGACAGCACGGGATTCTCCCACCTGTTTCGGGTGGTCTGTTCCGTTGTTTCGGCTCTGGCCGTATGTGGCCACGGGACCGTGCCGACGCCTCCGCCGCGGGAAGCGGTGGGGAGGGACGGGGCCGGTGCCCCTGCCACGGCGCTGGACGTCCTCGCCCCGCACGTCGGCGGGATTCTTCCGGCGGGTGCCCGGCCGGTGGCCCGGCACCCGCCAAGCGCAGGCCGGGCGCAGCCGTCGCGGTCCCCGGCGCAGGCTCCGCGGATCAGGGCGTGCGCCCGGCTGCCTCCCCCCTCCTCGTCGAGGGGGCGGGGGAGGCAGCCGCGCGCCGCGACAGTGCCACACCCGCCAGGCACAGCGCCCCGCCCAGCAGCGCCAGCGGCCGGGGCACCTCGTCCAGCAGGAGCCACGACAGTGCCACCACCAGCACAGGAACCAGGTAGGTGGTGACGCCCAACCGTCCGGCGGGCATGCGCGCCAACGCGAAGGCCCAGGTGGTGAACGCGACCGCGGTGGGGAACACGCCCAGGTAGACCATGTTCAGCGTCGCCCTCAGCGGTGCCCGCGCCACCTCCTCCACCAGCAGTCCGGCGAAGGGCAGGCAGACCAGCGTGCCCACCAGGCAGCCGAACGCCGAGACCTGCAGCGCGGTGGCGTGACGCAGCGCGGGTTTCTGGGCGACCACGCCCACCGCGTAGGTGAGGGCCGCCACCAGGCACAGCAGCACGCCGGCCACGGGGGCGCGGCCCACCTCGGCGGTGGAGACACCCACCACCACCGCGCCGGCGAAGGCCACGGCCGTGCCCCACAGCAGCGGCCGGGGCAGCCCCTCGCCCAGCAGGACGGCGCCGAGCAGCGTGATCAGCACCGGGCCCAGGTTGACCACCATCGCGGCGGTGCCCGCGTCGACCAGCTGCTCGCCCCAGTTCAACGCGACCATGTACCCGCCGAACCACAGCACGCCCGAGGTCGCGATGCCCGGCCAGGCCGCGCGCGGCGGCCAACCGGTGCGGGTGGCCAGCAGCAGGGCCACCAGCACCGTCGAACCGGACAGCAGACGGCCCAGGGCCAGGGCGCCGGGCGAGTAGGAGGCTCCGGCGTCGCGGATGGAGACGAAGGCCGAGGCCCACAGCAGGACGGTGACTCCGGCAGCCGCCAGGGCGGGCCAGGAGCGCGGTGCGGAAGGGGGCATGGCCACCAACCTAGAGGCGGGAGGTTTCGGTGCTCGGCGAAGGACCGCCGAACCCGCCGCGGCCGGTCACGCGCAGCACCCGCCCCGACAGCTCCGGCCGGCTGCGGGCGGTGCCCGGCGAACCGGGCCGGACCGGCGCAGCCGGACTCGCGCCCACCCCGACGCCCCACGGGCCCGGGCCCGCCGCCCCGAGACAGCGGCCTAGCCGAGGCCCAGGTCGACACGGGCCAGACGCCGCGGATCGGCCAGCAGGTCGATGGCGGTGATCCTGCCGTCGACGACGGTGAACCCCAGCACCGACCGCAGCTTCCCCTCCTCGAAGTCCGCGAGGCCGACGGCTCCGTTGACCAGGACCACCTCCACGTCGCACGCCGCACCGGGACCCCGGTGGTAGGCGGAGGCCTGCCCGGCCACGGCCGCGGCACCGACGATGCTGCGCACCCCGCCCTCCCCGGTGTCGGCCCGCAGCACCACGTCGGGGGCGAGGACGGACAGCAGCGCGGCGAAGTCGCCGCCGCGCGCCGCCGCCAGGAACGCCTCGACGACCTCGCGCTGGCGGGTCGGATCCGGTCGGGTGGGCGGCACCGTGCCCCGCAGACGCTGCCGCGCGCGGCTGGCGAGCTTCTTGGCGGCGTCCGGGGAACGGTCGACGATGTCGGCGATCTGCGCGAACGGCACCCCGAACAGGTCGTGCAGCACGAACGCCAACCGCTCGGCGGGACTCAGGGAGTCCAGCACCACCAGCAGCGCCAACCCGACCGCGTCGGCGACCAGCGCCTGCTGCTCGGGGGTGTCGCCGTCGTCGCGGCTGACCACCGGATCGGGTAGACGCAGCCGCAACGGGTCCTCACGTCGGGCGGTGCGGGCACGGAGCATGTCCAGGCACACCCGGCCGACCACCGTGGTCAACCAGCCGCCCAGGTTGTCGATGACGTCGGTGTCGGTCCGGTTGAGCCGCAGCCACGCCTCCTGCACGGCGTCGTCGGCCTCGTCGAGGGAACCGAGCATCCGGTAGGCCACCGCCCTGAGGCGGGCCCGGTGCTCCTCGAACTGCTCGGTCACGAACTCGTTCACGTCCACGGTCCATTCTTCACCAAAGGGCTTCCACCGCATTGACGGGGCGGGGGCAGCGAAGGTGACAGCGAAAAAGCCGCGGATTGCCGGTCACCTTCGCTGCCCCCGCCCCGTCAATGCGGTGGAACCGTGGCGGAAACGGTCGGCGGAACCGACCGGCCACGAGGAGACCACGAGTAGTGAGGAGCCCACATGTCCGCACCCGACCTCGCCACCGCGGTCCGCGGTACCGTGCTGCGTCCCGGCGACGACGGTTTCGCCGCAGCGGCCCGCGCCTGGAACCTGGCGGTGGAGCAGCCGGTGGCCGCCGTGGTGGAGGCCGCCGACGCCGACGACGTCGCCGCCCTGGTGCGCTACGCCCGCCGCACCGGCCTGTCCGTGGCCGCCCAGCCCAACGGTCACGGCGCCTCCGGCGACACCGACGGGGTGATCCTGCTGCGCACCGGCCGCCTCGACGGCGTGGAGGTGGACCCCGACCGGCGCACCGCCCGCCTCGGCGCGGGAGTCCGCTGGGAACAGGTGCAGCGAGCCGCGGCACCGCACGGCCTGACCGGCCTGGCCGGCAGCATGCCCCGCGTCAGCGTGGTCGGCTACACCCTGGGCGGCGGCCTGTCCTGGTTCGGTCGCGCCCACGGCTGGGCGTCCGACTCGGTCCGCTCCTTCGACATCGTCGACGCCGACGGCGGCCGGGCACGGGTCGACACCGCGAGCGACCCCGACCTGTTCTGGGCGCTGCGCGGCGGCGGAGGCGACTTCGCCCTGGTCACCGCCGTCGAGATCGACCTGCACCCCGCGCCGGGCCTGTACGGCGGACGCCTGGTGTGGCCCGCCGAGCGCACCGCCGAGGTGTTCGAGGTGTTCCGCGAGATCACCGAGACCGCGCCACGCGAACTGTCGGTGTGGTTCCAGCGGCTCCAGTTCCCCGACGCCCCGCCCCTGGTGGCCGTGGACGCCGCCTACCTGGGGGGGGACACCGAGGCAGGCAAGGCGGCGCTGGCCCGCCTGGACGGCATCGGCGGCGCGATCACCGACACGCGCACCGTGCTGTCGGCGGACCGCCTGGGCGAGATCACCGCCGAACCCACCGACCCCGTGCCGGGGCTGGGGCACGCCGAACTGCTCTGCGGACTGGACGAGCAGACGGTGCGGGCCGTGGTCGACAGCCCGGTCGCACCGCTGCTCACCATCCAGGTACGGCACCTGGGCGGCGCACTGGCCGAGCCCCGGCCCGGCGGCGGCGCGCGCGGCCCGGTCGCCGAACCCTACCTGCTGTACCTGATCGGCCTGGGCCTGCCGCACCTGCGCGAGGCCGTGGCCGGGCGGATGACCGAACTGGTGGAGGCACTCGACGGTCGCACCGGCACGGCCAAGCCCTACACCTTCCTGGCACCGGGAGAGCGGGCCGCCGACGCCTTCGACGCCCCCACCCTGGACCGGTTGCGCACGATCAAGCAGGACCGCGACCCGCACGGGGTGTTCCGGGCGAACTTCCCGGTCCTGCGTTGAGGCCGCAGGCGGCGGCGGGCGGGCGTCCCCCGCCCGCCGGGGCGGGGACGCACCCGGGCGCGCCGCGGCGGCGCCTCCCCCTCTCCTCGCCTCGGATGCCGTGACGGCGACGGCACGCGGTTCCGTGGCACGGTCGGCGGCCTTCACGGAGAATCGGAGGGGCTGCGGGGACGGCACCGGAAGGCCCGTCGTCGCAGCCCCCGGAAGGCGCCCGAGAGGACCGCTGTCGGGCCGCCCCGCGGCACACCCGGTCACGGCGTGACGTGAGGAGAGCATGGACATCGA
This window encodes:
- a CDS encoding M56 family metallopeptidase is translated as MTVLSAVSLGLAVVLTVAGPALLRGVARWCGPSARTLLALWVLAPVGWGLAWVGAGLGVVAELWGPGVKGVVTACLDLAQALHRGEAGWVGLGVVVCGAAVGGRLLWVVARRFRREVRWRRRQRRTLAACARSETVRRQRVWVVESPTPDAYCVPGGGLGVVVTRGAVEALTPRQMDAVLAHEWAHLRGRHHLLVSWVRLLCEAFPGVPLLRAAVEEVTELVEWAADDYAVRRVGVGPLAHAVGTMAVPGPVRHGPAVLAASGASPVRRVRRLVGPAGAVGRTRRTVCAGVLAAVVALPVLAVSVTAAGVAAAQCACAL
- a CDS encoding DsbA family protein, with protein sequence MRGPAALVAVLLLVAVAAVVRVTGEGDGGAPAPPTAASPSDGASPPVVRGPLPPEVDPQLVLGTQEAPVTMVVFSDYQCPYCATFATEQQPALVDGYVANGTLRLVWRDYPYLGEESVRAAVAARAAARQGRYWDYHEALYADDAWRADGASQQSLVRLAAETGLDADRFAADLADPALREAVQADFDFALGLGVPGTPAFLINGTAFFGAQPVEAFEERIEAALEQD
- a CDS encoding DUF2804 domain-containing protein, translating into MPTHEKEITAPVDLCTPDGRLNPAAVGWSRTPLHRCNLRGWGRTKRWEYWCVTTPTHLVALTVSSLDYLALTSVYLLDYGPHRSTPRETSVTALSPLARGVRLPRDLDAAETLATGRINARITPDHGATRLRFDCRTPHGPLTADLAAVLPAGHETLSVVVPWDDRRFQYTSKHTARPAHGTVRLGETVYDFTDAWAVLDHGRGRWPYSTHWHWGAASGRTDGHTVGLQLGGTWTRGTGMTENAVCVDGRLTKIGTELRWHHPDNSRPWHLSTPDSDQVDLVFTPFHERVDSTDAVLLRNHTRQCFGHYSGTVRTDDGTPIRVDRLLGWAEEVRMRW
- a CDS encoding RDD family protein, with amino-acid sequence MGQPPAFEHPPAQQYPAFSPGPAAPHGPFPAPQAPVWPPPAPFGRRLGAYAIDGVICLFLFLAVYLTVGVGGAVTMSSYVGSEGLAALMVLLAFLLAPLSCFCYFWLPTGRSGQTLGKRFLKIKVVDAATGQPPSPGKAFGRTAVMFLLNLLSVGTVLNAVLTVIDEPQQRSLHDRAATTRVVPA
- a CDS encoding DMT family transporter, with protein sequence MPPSAPRSWPALAAAGVTVLLWASAFVSIRDAGASYSPGALALGRLLSGSTVLVALLLATRTGWPPRAAWPGIATSGVLWFGGYMVALNWGEQLVDAGTAAMVVNLGPVLITLLGAVLLGEGLPRPLLWGTAVAFAGAVVVGVSTAEVGRAPVAGVLLCLVAALTYAVGVVAQKPALRHATALQVSAFGCLVGTLVCLPFAGLLVEEVARAPLRATLNMVYLGVFPTAVAFTTWAFALARMPAGRLGVTTYLVPVLVVALSWLLLDEVPRPLALLGGALCLAGVALSRRAAASPAPSTRRGEAAGRTP
- a CDS encoding sigma-70 family RNA polymerase sigma factor; its protein translation is MDVNEFVTEQFEEHRARLRAVAYRMLGSLDEADDAVQEAWLRLNRTDTDVIDNLGGWLTTVVGRVCLDMLRARTARREDPLRLRLPDPVVSRDDGDTPEQQALVADAVGLALLVVLDSLSPAERLAFVLHDLFGVPFAQIADIVDRSPDAAKKLASRARQRLRGTVPPTRPDPTRQREVVEAFLAAARGGDFAALLSVLAPDVVLRADTGEGGVRSIVGAAAVAGQASAYHRGPGAACDVEVVLVNGAVGLADFEEGKLRSVLGFTVVDGRITAIDLLADPRRLARVDLGLG
- a CDS encoding FAD-binding oxidoreductase, translating into MSAPDLATAVRGTVLRPGDDGFAAAARAWNLAVEQPVAAVVEAADADDVAALVRYARRTGLSVAAQPNGHGASGDTDGVILLRTGRLDGVEVDPDRRTARLGAGVRWEQVQRAAAPHGLTGLAGSMPRVSVVGYTLGGGLSWFGRAHGWASDSVRSFDIVDADGGRARVDTASDPDLFWALRGGGGDFALVTAVEIDLHPAPGLYGGRLVWPAERTAEVFEVFREITETAPRELSVWFQRLQFPDAPPLVAVDAAYLGGDTEAGKAALARLDGIGGAITDTRTVLSADRLGEITAEPTDPVPGLGHAELLCGLDEQTVRAVVDSPVAPLLTIQVRHLGGALAEPRPGGGARGPVAEPYLLYLIGLGLPHLREAVAGRMTELVEALDGRTGTAKPYTFLAPGERAADAFDAPTLDRLRTIKQDRDPHGVFRANFPVLR